The Microbacter sp. GSS18 genome has a segment encoding these proteins:
- a CDS encoding crosslink repair DNA glycosylase YcaQ family protein, whose amino-acid sequence MRSSLSAQQARAVALAAQGFARPRPAAPGTRQLNGALARMGTLQIDSVNVFARSHYMPLFSRLGPYDPAALDRLLFARRAPYVEYLAHVAAFIPARDWALFRFRMDDNRAKYAEQPDGWYRRHREIVAWVRDELADRGPLRPAEIEHDAKEARRGPWWDWDVVKHALELLWMFGDVAIAGRRGFERRYALAEDVIPRDVLAAPVPRADAIRELVARAAAAYGVATASDLADYWRIKDRRAVMTAVSELEDAGVLHPVAVDGWTSAGRPARAWLHRDAVVPRRVDATALLTPFDPMVWFRDRAQRLFDFDYRIEIYTPAAKRRFGYYSLPVLVGDDVVGRIDLKADRARSTLLVQSAWWEHGRPADAAGRIAGELRVAAAWQGLEHVSVSRWGDAVDDLARALPEAQRHEASAREPVALEDDEPTG is encoded by the coding sequence GTGAGATCCAGCCTGAGCGCGCAGCAGGCGCGAGCCGTCGCCCTGGCCGCGCAGGGGTTCGCGCGCCCCCGGCCCGCCGCCCCCGGGACACGACAGCTCAACGGCGCGCTGGCGCGCATGGGCACGCTGCAGATCGACTCGGTCAACGTGTTCGCCCGCAGCCATTACATGCCGCTGTTCTCGAGGCTGGGGCCGTACGACCCCGCGGCGCTGGATCGTCTGCTGTTCGCGCGGCGGGCGCCGTACGTGGAGTACCTCGCGCACGTCGCGGCGTTCATCCCGGCACGCGACTGGGCGCTCTTCCGGTTCCGCATGGACGACAATCGCGCGAAGTACGCCGAGCAGCCGGACGGCTGGTACCGACGCCACCGCGAGATCGTCGCCTGGGTGCGCGACGAGCTGGCCGACCGGGGGCCGCTGCGCCCGGCCGAGATCGAGCACGACGCGAAGGAGGCCCGCCGCGGACCGTGGTGGGATTGGGATGTCGTCAAGCACGCCCTCGAGCTGCTGTGGATGTTCGGCGACGTCGCCATCGCGGGACGCCGCGGCTTCGAGCGACGGTATGCGCTGGCCGAGGACGTGATCCCGCGCGACGTGCTCGCAGCCCCCGTGCCCCGCGCGGACGCGATCCGCGAACTCGTCGCCCGCGCCGCCGCCGCCTACGGCGTCGCGACGGCATCGGATCTCGCCGACTACTGGCGCATCAAGGACCGCCGCGCCGTCATGACCGCCGTCTCCGAGCTCGAGGACGCGGGGGTCCTGCACCCCGTGGCCGTCGACGGCTGGACGTCGGCCGGCCGCCCCGCGCGGGCGTGGCTGCACCGCGACGCCGTCGTCCCGCGACGGGTGGATGCGACGGCCCTGCTGACGCCCTTCGACCCGATGGTCTGGTTCCGCGACCGCGCGCAGCGTCTCTTCGACTTCGACTACCGCATCGAGATCTACACGCCGGCCGCCAAGCGCCGGTTCGGCTACTACTCGCTGCCGGTCCTGGTCGGCGACGATGTCGTGGGGCGCATCGACCTGAAGGCGGATCGTGCGCGCTCGACGCTGCTCGTCCAATCGGCATGGTGGGAGCACGGCCGGCCCGCCGACGCCGCCGGGCGCATCGCCGGCGAGCTGCGGGTCGCGGCGGCGTGGCAGGGCCTGGAGCACG
- a CDS encoding AI-2E family transporter, giving the protein MSGSEDKPRGSWFGALADRSRIVSSEIGETIPRGLRVGAAYSWRLLLIGAAVAVAVWLVIQLKLLVIPLLVAILITALLSPAFDWMLRHRIPRWLAIIVSVVGTLAIVTGLLWLAVWQITQQWQSVQTRTGDAIDGLRQYLIDGPLHLTADQIDGLLGQAWTFMQQQAELLWTGALAIGTTIGHVGTGVLLALFILITLLADGAGIWRWTTRLFPRAARPAVDGAARAGWWTVKNYARTQLLVATIDAIGIGLGAFLLGVPLAIPIGVLVFLGAFVPFIGAIVTGALAVFLALVYNGPWIAFWMLVVVLAVQQIEGHILQPLLMGSAVKVHPLAVVLVVAGGALIAGIPGALFAVPIAAFVNVVGVYLGERAWETGARPEPEDLIWATVPRSRRTARDR; this is encoded by the coding sequence ATGAGCGGCTCGGAGGACAAGCCTCGCGGATCGTGGTTCGGCGCTCTCGCCGACCGCAGCCGCATCGTCTCGTCCGAGATCGGCGAGACGATTCCGCGCGGGCTTCGCGTCGGGGCCGCCTACTCATGGCGGCTGCTGCTGATCGGCGCGGCCGTCGCCGTCGCCGTCTGGCTCGTCATCCAGCTGAAGCTGCTCGTGATCCCGCTGCTGGTGGCGATCCTCATCACGGCGCTGCTGTCGCCCGCCTTCGACTGGATGCTGCGTCATCGCATCCCGCGGTGGCTCGCCATCATCGTCTCGGTCGTCGGCACGCTGGCGATCGTGACCGGACTGCTGTGGCTGGCGGTGTGGCAGATCACGCAGCAATGGCAGTCGGTGCAGACCCGCACCGGGGATGCCATCGACGGGCTGCGTCAGTACCTCATCGACGGTCCGCTGCATCTGACGGCGGATCAGATCGACGGGCTGCTCGGCCAGGCGTGGACCTTCATGCAGCAGCAGGCCGAGCTGCTGTGGACGGGCGCGCTCGCGATCGGCACGACGATCGGCCACGTCGGCACGGGCGTGCTGCTGGCGCTGTTCATCCTGATCACGCTGCTGGCCGACGGCGCCGGCATCTGGCGCTGGACGACGAGGCTCTTCCCGCGGGCGGCCCGTCCCGCCGTGGACGGCGCGGCGCGCGCCGGATGGTGGACCGTCAAGAACTACGCCCGCACGCAGCTGCTCGTCGCCACGATCGACGCCATCGGCATCGGGCTCGGTGCGTTCCTGCTCGGTGTGCCGCTGGCGATCCCGATCGGCGTGCTGGTGTTCCTCGGCGCGTTCGTGCCCTTCATCGGCGCCATCGTGACCGGTGCCCTGGCGGTCTTCCTCGCACTCGTCTACAACGGTCCGTGGATCGCTTTCTGGATGCTCGTCGTCGTGCTCGCCGTCCAGCAGATCGAGGGCCACATCCTCCAGCCGCTGCTGATGGGCTCGGCCGTCAAGGTCCACCCGCTCGCGGTGGTGCTCGTGGTCGCCGGCGGCGCGCTCATCGCCGGGATCCCGGGGGCCCTGTTCGCCGTTCCCATCGCGGCCTTCGTCAACGTCGTCGGCGTCTATCTCGGCGAGCGCGCCTGGGAGACAGGCGCCCGCCCCGAACCG